A window of Plasmodium brasilianum strain Bolivian I chromosome 8, whole genome shotgun sequence contains these coding sequences:
- a CDS encoding regulator of nonsense transcripts 1, translating to MDKTFDYNQIDVDDVDDFDDFYDFYPHNEKKKINRISKSYFSDDYYDYDMKDADENSTIHKEGVGRSKREMKNKDQHSQNKDNTNIKSVNCSYTGSVEKKQEKNEDDKVCVRIDDRREIRHKGDEKKEEGEEEVEVDEVEVDEIEVDEIEVDEIEVDEIEVDEIEVDEIEVDETEVEEVEEEGKGKTVGMDVRQNVRKNDQRRNAKVIDELGGNEQDGISKKKKKNHNNQKHEHTNSFHVQNSIEHLYDVSNYDDNLSSGCLEYPREDYDLENKKKKRYEERDNVWSSDSNSNGNISNNEYIRNGSNRNGNSNNNSSTNSYSRIGSNYAERRNTNERSKHSNNNSVSNRSRLKKKEEKLKYYRCRYCEIDSIDSVVQCNTCDRWFCNGSYGTCGSHIVTHLVRSKHKEIKLHKNSLLGETILECYNCGCRNVFLLGFLPTSEEGVVVIICRDPCLARFLSLYGRSNARGNEDDHAKEHAKEYAKEYAKEYAKEYAKEYAKEYAKEHAKEYAKEHVKEYVNDSESTIKKGDIGKKQELHNNEKGVKYKKEQQDTDDHDDNVRRAKNDVDITTGKNYIISSDEFSFSEDNWSELEGKNSMNYDSYFCYDKRKKRERKNKIGKTDEKNVTSDEVKHERRKRDKVEGEGQRNAERGVQKSGHANKHDVWEPDQNGSISEGSHDSDNGSINGSISGSINGSANGSINGSASGSINGSDNGSGGMGELAELGKMKEWNLKKWQPLIEDRCFLDWLVSIPSVEEAEKKGKKLATSYNVNKLEELWKNKKDVYIDELDSEILNDEPVKVALKYDDVHHYQSIFAPLIKLEADYDKSIKEGQKQGNVTIRWDIGLNKKRYAHFIYVKEESELRLVAGDELKLSYTYPNGKVWSCEGHISRLHNTEEIALELRILGTADGPWVDNITTGFSVEFVWKSTAYDRMLLALNEFAYNSYSLSGYLYHKLLGHDISDESLEYYKNDLVYNNSNSNYHNSNSNYHNSNSNYHNSNNHNSNNHNSNSNYNMHDGKRRGGLPIVNYSAPNLAPLNHSQIDAIKKSLVSPLSLIQGPPGTGKTLTCATLVYHLSTMRKGGKVLVTAPSNVAVDQLSVRIHRTGLKVVRLCAKSRESVPSIADYLYLHNQMKLLKSDIGEELNKLLELKEEVGELSQKDERRLKKLIFYAEQEILIEADVICSTCVGAMDKRLKKFRFSQVLVDEATQSTEPECLVPLVTGAKQIVLVGDHCQLGPIIVCKKAANAGLGKSLFERLVMLGITPFRLEVQYRMHPALSEFPSYVFYDGCLQNGITLKEREYPLKNFPWPNPKCPMFFYNTAGLEEMSASGTSYLNRSEASNMEKLVRTLLQCGLKANQIGVITPYEGQRAYITSLLQKNLPFQHASDIEVASVDAFQGREKDFILLSCVRSNKKLGIGFLNDPRRLNVALTRAKYGLIICGNAKVLSRQHYITKEKINSNETITNVNSVWINLLTQFKKKDLIVEGCLSNLKLVTINIPTPVKQPSRYINFNYFEGYERADKGRALGSTSFRRITSAGYVDNIYGNSRITNYNYTSGNYDRNNDKFNYNSGKNRKKFNSNISSTSTNHNNNISYINMNMSNHSYCNDSVMNKDFFSFMNHHPGSKHGLNSYINNMSQLSQLNDYSVDNRNLLLSEGGKLHDASFSSNEKYNSSVKNCRSNCGSICDSSIGNNPSNSNFLYYNNNLTEDKNMSNNSVDLNCKEGYYNLNSKNCDIFPQLFYYKNNQSDNFHPSYQYANETNENRSLTLAPKKFKNKNVMSSSEHPNMLLQDGSVLVGDFKLSGDPTQDV from the coding sequence atggaTAAGACATTTGATTACAACCAAATAGATGTTGATGATGTGGACGACTTTGATgatttttatgatttttaccctcataatgaaaaaaaaaaaataaatagaataagTAAAAGCTATTTTTCTGATGACTATTATGATTATGATATGAAAGATGCCGATGAGAACAGTACAATACATAAGGAAGGGGTCGGAAGAAGTAAAAGGGAAATGAAGAATAAGGATCAACATAGTCAGAATAAGGACAATACGAATATTAAATCAGTGAATTGTTCATATACGGGTTCTGTGGAAAAAAAGCAAGAGAAGAATGAAGATGATAAGGTGTGTGTGAGAATAGACGACCGAAGAGAAATTAGACACAAGGGGGATGAAAAGAAGGAGGAAGGAGAGGAGGAGGTAGAAGTAGATGAAGTAGAAGTAGATGAAATAGAAGTAGATGAAATAGAAGTAGATGAAATAGAAGTAGATGAAATAGAAGTAGATGAAATAGAAGTAGATGAAATAGAAGTAGATGAAACAGAAGTagaagaagtggaagaagaGGGAAAAGGGAAAACCGTAGGGATGGATGTAAGGCAGAATGTAAGGAAAAATGATCAGCGCCGTAATGCAAAAGTAATAGATGAACTTGGTGGTAATGAGCAAGACGGAATTtctaaaaagaagaaaaagaatcaTAATAATCAAAAACATGAGCATACGAATTCATTTCACGTGCAAAATAGTATAGAACACTTATATGATGTTAGCAATTATGATGACAACTTATCCAGCGGATGCTTGGAATACCCCAGGGAGGATTATGATTtggaaaataagaaaaagaagaggtACGAGGAAAGGGATAATGTCTGGAGTAGTGACAGTAATAGCAATGGGAATATCAGCAATAATGAGTACATCCGTAATGGTAGTAACAGAAACGGgaatagcaataataatagcagcaCTAATAGCTACAGTCGTATCGGTAGTAATTATGCAGAAAGAAGAAACACGAACGAGCGCAGCAAGcatagtaacaataacagtGTTAGTAATAGATCTaggcttaaaaaaaaagaagagaaattaaaatattatagatGCCGTTATTGTGAAATTGATTCTATTGATAGTGTTGTTCAGTGCAATACATGTGATCGATGGTTTTGTAATGGGTCCTATGGTACCTGTGGTAGTCATATTGTTACTCACTTAGTTCGATCAAAAcataaagaaattaaattacATAAGAATAGTCTACTAGGTGAAACTATTTTAGAATGTTATAATTGTGGATGTAGAAATGTGTTCTTGTTAGGATTTCTGCCGACATCGGAGGAAGGGGTTGTCGTAATTATCTGTAGGGACCCCTGTTTGGCTAGATTTCTTTCGTTGTATGGTAGAAGTAATGCAAGGGGAAATGAGGATGATCATGCAAAAGAGCATGCAAAAGAGTATGCAAAGGAGTATGCAAAGGAGTATGCAAAGGAGTATGCAAAGGAGTATGCAAAGGAGTATGCAAAGGAGCATGCAAAAGAGTATGCAAAGGAGCACGTAAAGGAGTATGTAAATGATAGTGAATCAACTATAAAGAAAGGGGATATTGGGAAAAAACAAGAATTACATAACAATGAGAAAGGtgttaaatataagaaagaGCAACAAGATACCGATGACCATGACGATAACGTGAGAAGAGCGAAGAACGACGTAGATATAACAACAGGGAAGAACTACATAATTAGTAGCGATGAATTTTCGTTTAGTGAAGATAACTGGAGTGAGTTGGAGGGGAAAAACAGCATGAACTATGACAGTTATTTCTGTTAtgataaaaggaaaaagagaGAAAGGAAGAATAAAATTGGCAAAACTGATGAGAAGAATGTTACTAGTGATGAAGTCAAACACGAAAGGAGAAAAAGGGACAAAGTGGAAGGGGAAGGACAAAGAAATGCAGAAAGGGGTGTGCAAAAAAGCGGACACGCTAATAAGCATGATGTGTGGGAACCTGATCAGAATGGTAGTATCAGTGAAGGTAGCCATGATAGTGACAATGGTAGTATCAATGGTAGTATCAGTGGTAGTATCAATGGTAGTGCCAATGGTAGTATCAATGGTAGTGCCAGTGGTAGTATCAATGGTAGTGACAATGGTAGTGGCGGAATGGGCGAATTAGCCGAGTTGGGAAAGATGAAGGAAtggaatttaaaaaaatggcaACCACTAATTGAAGATAGGTGTTTTTTAGATTGGCTAGTTAGTATTCCATCTGTTGAGGAGGCAGAGAAGAAAGGAAAGAAGTTAGCTACTTCATATAATGTAAACAAATTAGAGGAATTATGGAAGAACAAAAAGGATGTTTATATAGATGAATTAGATtcagaaatattaaatgatgAACCTGTAAAGGTAGCACTAAAATATGATGATGTACATCACTATCAGTCTATTTTTGCACCATTAATTAAGTTAGAAGCTGATTATGATAAATCAATTAAAGAAGGGCAAAAACAAGGGAATGTAACAATTCGTTGGGATATCggattaaataaaaaaagatatgctcattttatatatgtgaagGAAGAAAGTGAACTAAGATTAGTAGCAGGAGATGAGTTGAAATTGTCTTACACATATCCAAATGGAAAAGTATGGTCATGTGAAGGTCATATATCAAGATTACATAATACTGAAGAAATAGCATTGGAGTTACGAATTTTAGGAACAGCTGATGGTCCATGGGTTGACAATATAACTACTGGATTTTCTGTTGAATTTGTATGGAAAAGTACAGCATATGATCGTATGTTATTAGCTTTAAATGAATTTGCTTATAATTCGTATTCACTTAGTGgttatttatatcataaaCTGTTAGGTCATGATATATCTGATGAATCTTtggaatattataaaaacgatttagtatataataatagtaatagtaattatcataatagtaatagtaattatcataatagtaatagtaattatcataatagtaataatcataatagtaataatcataatagcaatagtaatTACAACATGCATGATGGAAAGAGAAGGGGAGGATTACCTATTGTAAATTACTCAGCGCCAAATTTAGCTCCTCTTAATCATTCCCAAATAgatgcaataaaaaaaagtttggTGTCCCCTTTGTCATTAATTCAAGGTCCACCAGGAACAGGTAAAACATTAACGTGTGCTACTTTGGTATATCATTTATCTACTATGAGAAAGGGTGGAAAGGTATTAGTGACAGCTCCGAGTAACGTTGCTGTTGATCAGTTATCAGTACGAATTCATAGAACAGGTTTAAAGGTTGTTAGATTGTGTGCTAAAAGTAGAGAATCCGTTCCAAGTATTGCTgactatttatatttacataatcaAATGAAACTTTTAAAAAGTGATATAGGtgaagaattaaataaattattagaattaaaagaagaagtAGGTGAGTTATCGCAAAAAGATGAAagaagattaaaaaaattaattttttatgctGAACAGGAAATCTTAATAGAAGCAGATGTAATTTGTTCTACATGCGTTGGTGCAATGGATAAAAGATTAAAGAAATTTCGATTTAGTCAAGTATTAGTAGATGAAGCTACACAGTCAACAGAACCAGAATGTTTAGTTCCTTTAGTAACAGGTGCAAAACAAATAGTACTTGTTGGTGATCATTGTCAGTTGGGTCCTATTATTGTTTGTAAGAAAGCTGCAAATGCAGGATTAGGAAAAAGTTTATTTGAACGATTGGTTATGTTAGGTATTACTCCATTTAGATTAGAAGTACAATATCGTATGCATCCAGCTTTAAGTGAATTTCCTTCTTATGTCTTTTATGATGGTTGCTTACAAAATGGAATAACATTAAAAGAGAGGGAATAtccattaaaaaatttcccATGGCCTAATCCCAAATGTccaatgtttttttataatacagCAGGACTAGAAGAGATGTCTGCATCTGGTACTAGTTATCTGAATAGAAGTGAAGCAtcaaatatggaaaaattagTACGTACATTATTACAGTGTGGTTTGAAAGCGAATCAAATAGGTGTTATTACACCATATGAAGGACAAAGAGCATATATTACATCTttgttacaaaaaaatttaccaTTCCAACATGCATCAGATATAGAAGTAGCTTCTGTTGATGCTTTTCAAGGAAGAGAAAAagattttattcttttatcatGTGTTCgttctaataaaaaattaggaaTCGGTTTCTTGAATGATCCTAGAAGATTAAACGTTGCTTTAACAAGAGCAAAATATGGATTAATCATTTGTGGTAATGCAAAAGTTTTGTCAAGACAACATTATATAACTAAGGAGAAAATTAATTCTAATGAAACTATTACAAATGTAAATTCTGTATGGATTAATTTATTGACACAATTTAAGAAAAAGGATCTAATAGTAGAAGGATGCTTATCTAATTTGAAACTAGTCACTATTAATATTCCAACACCTGTGAAACAGCCATCcagatatattaattttaattattttgaagGATATGAAAGGGCTGACAAGGGTAGAGCGTTAGGTTCTACTTCATTTAGAAGAATAACAAGTGCCGGTTATGTGGACAACATATACGGGAATAGCAGAATTACTAATTACAATTATACCAGTGGTAATTATGATAGAAACAATGACAAGTTCAATTATAATAGTGGTAAGAACAGGAAGAAGTTTAACAGTAATATCAGTAGCACTTCGACAAAccataacaataatatatcttatattaatatgaatatgtCCAATCACAGCTACTGCAATGACTCTGTTATGAACAAGGACTTCTTTAGCTTCATGAACCATCATCCCGGAAGCAAACATGGTTTAAACTCCTACATTAACAATATGAGTCAATTATCACAGCTTAATGATTATTCTGTCGATAATAGGAATTTGTTACTGTCAGAAGGTGGGAAGCTTCACGACGCATCCTTTTCGTCTaacgaaaaatataacagCAGCGTGAAAAACTGCAGAAGTAACTGCGGCTCTATCTGCGACAGTAGTATCGGTAACAATCCTTCTAATTccaattttttgtattacaACAATAATTTGACAGAAGACAAGAATATGTCAAACAACTCGGTAGATTTAAATTGCAAAGAAGGTTATTACAActtaaattcaaaaaattgcGATATATTTCctcaattattttattataaaaacaatcAGAGTGATAATTTCCATCCTTCTTACCAATATGCCAATGAGACTAATGAAAACCGTAGTCTGACATTAGCAcccaaaaaatttaagaataaaaatgttatgtCGAGTTCCGAACATCCAAATATGTTGCTGCAGGATGGTTCCGTGCTTGTAGGAGATTTCAAGTTAAGCGGCGATCCAACGCAAGATGTGTGA
- a CDS encoding DnaJ protein has translation MDIEKCRCYYKILNVQNNATLEEIKKSYKKIILQYHPDKNAHLPEEEQRRCTNIFRCVQEAYECLIDEKRRKWYDKNRWRIIRGKGDEEEADEAACGPNGQWERSTKDVNRYYSGSRTKINIWEYFSNNCYNGFDDKEENNFYNVYKKLFENIIKEENEELTWSYNNRHKEDKEEKINAPSFGNSKTSGKDIDDFYDYWTNFSTVKKFDYYYEYLKNAEFENRNVRRNLKKAGEKRSIKERKEYNDNIRSLVQHLKKHDIRYLNRVVEIAEEKRKKIEEIERHKKQQMMLKRKLLFEQNNFKREYLEHKENDNSSARWSSSNEDNFENKGQSTYNGCTYGEELRRKNPDQKKEEKVKKGANPNEGDVKAAVSSIEAKTTNAANATNAVCTASEHKKRMHTGDDNDDDEEDTIVYNKIIYRCDVCRKNFKSMKQYTSHESSKKHLTNFLKNAQKYELNGIFREDEGGETGKEVHKEVQQKDWKEVQNDVCEDVEQEVGQENSSEIRDEEKSKAEGSVKKEKKKKMKMKKKKEEMEKENTPYCRNTQKDTNSAEKSSNSNEDLLSWYKNGKKKNKDIFLQAEKSVFENKDSLHEDLKVSNSSSDYYETSRRKKKKPKKKKKKEGMNTINKEVNNPSKINKDGTNKQKVNGQTECKLKESINKNQCKVCNETFNSRNKLFEHIQTEGHAAYKDMTIPTKMSKNRRER, from the coding sequence ATGGACATAGAAAAATGTAGGTGCTACTACAAAATACTTAACGTCCAAAACAATGCTACTTTAGAGGAGATTAAGAAAagctataaaaaaataatactacaATATCATCCAGATAAGAATGCACATTTGCCTGAAGAAGAGCAAAGAAGatgcacaaatatatttagatgTGTTCAAGAAGCATACGAATGTTTAATTGATGAAAAACGTAGAAAATGGTATGACAAAAATAGATGGCGTATTATTAGGGGGAAAGGAGATGAAGAAGAGGCGGATGAAGCTGCATGTGGACCAAATGGACAGTGGGAAAGAAGTACGAAGGACGTGAACAGGTATTACAGTGGTAGCAGAacaaagataaatatatggGAATACTTTAGCAATAACTGTTACAACGGATTTGATGACAAGGAAGagaacaatttttataatgtgtataaaaaattatttgaaaatataataaaagaagaaaatgaagaattaacatggagttataataatagacataaagaagataaagaagaaaaaattaatgccCCAAGCTTTGGTAATTCGAAGACGAGTGGAAAAGATATAGATGATTTTTATGATTATTGGACAAATTTTTCaacagtaaaaaaatttgattattattatgagtACTTAAAAAATGCTGAGTTTGAAAATAGGAATGTTAGGAGGAATTTAAAGAAAGCAggggaaaaaagaagcataaaagaaagaaaggaATACAATGATAATATTAGATCACTTGTAcagcatttaaaaaaacatgatATACGTTATTTAAACAGAGTCGTTGAAATTGCggaggaaaaaagaaaaaaaattgaagaaataGAAAGGCATAAAAAGCAGCAGATGAtgttaaaaagaaaactGCTGTTTGAGCAGAATAATTTTAAGCGGGAATATTTGGAGCATAAGGAAAATGATAACTCAAGTGCTCGCTGGTCCTCATCTAATGAGGATAATTTCGAAAATAAAGGACAATCCACTTATAATGGGTGCACATATGGGGAAGAATTACGTAGGAAAAACCCCGAtcaaaagaaagaagaaaaggtGAAAAAAGGCGCTAATCCTAATGAAGGGGATGTTAAAGCGGCTGTTTCGAGCATCGAAGCTAAGACCACGAACGCTGCTAATGCTACGAATGCGGTTTGCACTGCTAGTGAGCATAAAAAGAGAATGCATACGGGAGATGACAACGACGACGATGAGGAAGATACAATTgtttacaataaaattatctATAGATGTGATGTATGtagaaaaaatttcaaaagcATGAAGCAATACACTTCTCATGAGTCTTCGAAAAAACATTTAACCaactttttgaaaaatgcGCAAAAGTACGAATTGAACGGTATTTTTAGAGAAGACGAAGGAGGTGAAACGGGAAAGGAGGTACATAAAGAGGTGCAGCAAAAAGATTGGAAAGAGGTACAGAATGACGTATGTGAAGACGTGGAGCAAGAAGTAGGACAAGAGAACAGTTCTGAAATACGAGACGAGGAAAAAAGTAAAGCAGAAGGAAGCGTAAAGAaagagaagaagaagaagatgaagatgaagaaaaagaaggaggagatggaaaaagaaaacacaCCTTATTGTAGAAATACACAAAAGGATACGAACTCTGCCGAGAAGTCTTCAAATTCTAATGAGGATTTATTATCATGGTATAAAAATGgcaaaaagaagaataaagatatattccTACAAGCAGAAAAGAGTGTGTTTGAGAATAAGGATTCTTTACATGAGGACCTGAAGGTTAGCAATTCTAGTAGTGATTATTATGAAACATcaagaagaaagaaaaaaaaacccaaaaaaaaaaaaaaaaaagaaggtaTGAATACAATTAATAAGGAAGTAAACAATCCttctaaaataaataaggatggtacaaacaaacaaaaagtGAATGGTCAAACAGAGtgtaaattaaaagagaGCATAAACAAAAATCAGTGCAAAGTATGTAATGAAACTTTTAATTctagaaataaattatttgaacaCATACAAACGGAAGGGCATGCAGCATATAAGGACATGACCATACCTACAAAAATGAGTAAAAATAGGAGGGAAcgttaa
- a CDS encoding peptidase has protein sequence MKQEKKKLNEQVIKYVENSKIINHPIDTSITNFYFISNEINKLVNIRNKLLVCDKQSRKRITEKCFNLYCFLITSAKLKKKNNNFFKRKILEYVEETIARSIEKIKIEDIDKKLIPYSIYIRSEKSLGSLVADLNIACSSYLNKINSVRIRHLIIDKDEINIDEEWKKKHECFFNKKKLKIPISKHNYEYILNGLHKSSLRKQVLYLLNIPFENKNLNKDVINILKKRYDIATKMGYKNWAHYSISHFTSEKNNYDKVNDFLALVKMKIDKEYDTVKCSMEKTINLEKSTNMQVNIDDKKDSCVKLAIYDWNYYYNKILNKSDEYLINTYFPHAHVLKNFLIIVSKIYNFAYEEVKQEAGQERWGKNSHIYKIKKKRNEKIMNSNIMNGKNLLDNTRREQDKSGSNLLGYIYIMPYKDISFMDYFRIPLIDSLPNTCLICAGHVLIDYRFLSSVPIEKKLFSCSEILTLFHEFGHAYHLLFLSTKYNMYRMSNMPLDYAELFSHINEHVANNYNIMYNLSNNINDNSKINEYLFKTMKFDYSRLANIFSQSMLDYAIHNLDPYAFFEGHQGMVSCAEVVIRSIRGTRSKNCNSHRDSDKYGMHTYHENSYDHSLDKFYSTVEKYFPYSFSSHYSIHSTSFPYHFSCCYAGSVLSYLFAEMRVLLNFSTDNLSLKKYSSLVSFQRKFYEIIEDDLTFDANPSIITHALANKKMLLRKAAHY, from the exons atGAAACAAG aaaaaaaaaaattaaatgaacaaGTCATAAAATATGTAGAGAATTCGAAAATAATTAATCATCCAATAGACACAAGTATAACAAActtttactttatttcaAATGAAATAAACAAACTTGTAAACATAAGAAATAAGCTGCTTGTTTGTGATAAGCAAAGTAGGAAACGAATAACGGAGAAATGCTTCAATCTGTACTGCTTTTTAATTACAAgtgcaaaattaaaaaaaaaaaataataattttttcaaaagaaaaattctGGAATATGTGGAGGAGACCATTGCTAGAagtattgaaaaaataaaaattgaggATATAGATAAGAAACTCATTCCGTatagtatatacataagaaGCGAAAAGTCGCTCGGTAGTTTAGTGGCAGACTTGAATATAGCCTGCTCCAGTTATCTCAATAAAATCAACAGCGTCAGGATAAG ACACTTGATAATAGACAAGGATGAAATAAACATCGATGAGGAGTGGAAGAAGAAGCACGAATGTTTCTTTAACAAGAAGAAACTTAAAATACCTATAAGCAAACATAATTATGAGTATATTTTGAACGGTTTACATAAATCCAGTTTGAGAAAGCAAGTCCTTTACTTGCTTAACATTCCGtttgaaaacaaaaatttaaataaagatgtaataaatatattaaaaaaaagatatgacATAGCTACTAAAATGGGGTATAAAAATTGGGCACATTATTCCATATCACACTTTACTAgtgaaaagaataattatgataaagTAAATGACTTTCTTGCATTAGTAAAGATGAAAATAGACAAAGAGTATGATACAGTAAAATGTAGTATGGAAAAGACAATTAATCTAGAAAAAAGTACCAACATGCAGGTTAACATTGATGATAAAAAGGATAGTTGTGTCAAGTTAGCCATATATGACTGgaattattactataataaaattctGAACAAGTCAGatgaatatttaataaatacatattttccaCATGCACatgttttgaaaaattttcttattattgtttcaaaaatttacaattttgCATATGAGGAGGTGAAACAAGAGGCAGGTCAAGAGAGATGGGGAAAGAATAGTCAtatctataaaataaaaaagaagcgGAATgagaaaattatgaatagtAATATTATGAATGGTAAGAACTTGTTAGATAATACAAGAAGAGAACAAGACAAGAGTGGAAGTAATTTATtagggtatatatatataatgcctTATAAGGACATCAGTTTTATGGATTATTTTAGAATTCCGTTAATAGATTCTTTACCAAATACATGTTTAATATGTGCTGGTCATGTACTAATTGATTATAGATTTCTCAGTAGTGTACCGATCGAAAAGAAGCTATTTAGTTGTTCCGaaattttaacattatttCATGAATTTGGTCATGcatatcatttattatttttatctactaaatataatatgtacagGATGTCAAATATGCCATTAGATTATGCTGAATTGTTTTCTCATATTAATGAACACGTTgctaataattataatattatgtacaatttatcaaataatataaatgacaATTCTAAGATCAATGAGTACCTTTTTAAAACGATGAAATTTGATTACTCACGACTGGCCAATATATTTTCCCAGTCGATGCTTGACTACGCAATTCATAATCTCGACCCGTATGCGTTTTTTGAGGGTCATCAAGGTATGGTAAGCTGTGCAGAAGTGGTAATACGCAGCATACGGGGAACACGCAGCAAAAATTGTAATTCACATAGAGATAGTGATAAATATGGGATGCATACATATCATGAAAATAGTTATGACCATTCCTTGGACAAATTTTACAGTACCGTTGAAAAGTATTTTCCGTATAGTTTTTCTTCTCACTATTCTATACATTCAACTAGTTTTCCGTACCATTTTTCATGTTGCTATGCTGGATCGGTCTTAAGTTATCTGTTCGCTGAAATGCGGGTGCTCCTTAACTTTTCAACAGATAActtatctttaaaaaaatatagctcCTTAGTTTCATTTCAAAGAAAATTTTACGAGATTATTGAGGACGATTTGACATTTGATGCGAACCCTTCAATAATAACTCATGCACTGGCtaacaaaaaaatgcttTTAAGAAAAGCAGCTCATTACTGA
- a CDS encoding hypothetical protein (conserved Plasmodium protein) — MTGRKKGNHTNEKINYQFIFYEQRNTYHKAQFLPFSTTNVKVVIIIINSSRSSSSSSSGSGSSIILFYFLFEKLEIYNCLQCFYLIFKTIINMRYSMLPHLYPVNTTTDSRHRIKIVDTEERQSRNSNTNRSTISNTNRSSNSSSNTFSIILSYLFFQPLFKLIMSNKPHLSEFYNVYKDSRNKWGFPINKLNLNIDNYKTPIVIILTCQGIYAYTNDISSLLKKSGKFFFILSVWCFLKLLLYVIITILSFAFISNEKMNSSLYYYGSRSIYFNYFMEIIITINIVKSVLTLFTGTKVSKRQKVQYIFSCIRTCTILKTKIRKDLEKQSFLFDYDSYGTFMTDFQSVKNYV, encoded by the exons ATGACAGGGA GGAAAAAAGGGAATCAtactaatgaaaaaataaattatcaatttattttttatgaacaaagGAATACCTACCATAAAGCTCAATTTTTACCCTTTTCAACGACAAATGTTAAAGTTGTT attattattattaatagtagtagaagtagtagtagtagtagtagtggtagtggtagcagtattattctattttattttttatttgaaaagctagagatatataattgtttacAATGTTTTTACCTTATTTTTAAGACGATAATTAACA tgcGTTATAGTATGTTACCTCACCTTTATCCCGTCAATACAACCACT gacagCCGCCATCGAATTAAAATCGTGGACACAGAAGAGCGGCAAAG TAGAAACAGTAACACCAACCGCAGTACCATCAGTAACACCAACCGCAGTAGCAACAGCAGTAGCAATAcattttccattattttatcttatctttttttccaaCCCCTGTTTAAACTAATCATGTCTAATAAGCCGCACTTGTCAGAATTTTATAATGTGTATAAAGACAGTAGAAATAAATGGGGATTTccaataaacaaattaaatttgaacatagataattataaaacac ctattgttattatattaacatgTCAAGgaatatatgcttatactAATGatatatcatcattattaaaaaagtcaggcaaatttttttttatattaagtgTATGGtgttttttgaaattattgttgtatgttataattacaatattatcttttgcatttatttcaaatgaaaaaatgaacagtTCATTATATTACTATGGAAGTAgaagtatatatttcaattattttatggaaataataataactataAATATTGTTAAGTCCGTTTTAACCCTTTTCACAGGTACAAAAGTGAGCaaac ggcAAAAGGTTCAGTATATCTTTAGTTGTATAAGAACATGTACTATTTTAAAAACCAAAATTCGAAAAGATCTCGAAAAACAATCTTTCCTATTTGATTACGACTCCTATGGCACATTTATGACTGACTTTCAAAGTGTAAAGAATTATGTTTAA